From a region of the Deinococcus terrestris genome:
- a CDS encoding AAA family ATPase, with the protein MASFLYLLVGPPGSGKRTVGTHLSRLTGAPLLDNHLTNDPVFHAFGLDGVRPVPPEAWPFASQVRAVVREAVAASPRGLSHIFTVYLADQPGEAEALERFRALAAGRGATFVPVWLTCPTDELARRAALPERSVGRLKLRDPEGVRRIVEENGLLAPPPGAIVLDTAQLTPANAALLIAAHAGALF; encoded by the coding sequence ATGGCCTCGTTCCTGTATCTCCTCGTCGGGCCGCCGGGCAGCGGGAAACGCACGGTGGGCACGCACCTCTCGCGGCTGACCGGGGCACCGCTGCTCGACAACCACCTCACCAACGATCCCGTCTTTCATGCCTTCGGGCTAGACGGGGTGAGGCCCGTGCCCCCGGAGGCGTGGCCCTTTGCCTCGCAGGTGCGGGCGGTCGTGCGCGAGGCGGTGGCGGCCTCCCCGCGCGGGCTGTCGCACATCTTCACGGTCTACCTGGCCGACCAGCCCGGCGAGGCCGAGGCGCTGGAGCGCTTCCGGGCGCTGGCGGCGGGGCGGGGGGCGACCTTCGTGCCGGTGTGGCTGACCTGCCCGACCGACGAACTCGCCCGCCGCGCTGCCCTGCCGGAGCGCAGCGTGGGCCGCCTCAAGCTGCGCGACCCGGAGGGGGTGCGCCGGATAGTGGAGGAGAACGGCCTGCTGGCCCCGCCCCCCGGCGCCATTGTCCTCGATACGGCGCAGCTCACCCCGGCAAACGCGGCCCTGCTGATCGCCGCCCATGCCGGGGCACTCTTTTGA
- a CDS encoding OsmC family protein, translated as MADIARKASAHWTGDLRGGSGTVSTESGTLQDAQYSFKTRFEQGVGTNPEELLAAAHAGCFTMQLSALLSGHGHTVEDLRTEATCEMVKDGAGFKISTMRLVVRGKVSGSDPADFEEHVQQAAQMCPLSRIMTGNVEIVHEAVLE; from the coding sequence ATGGCAGACATCGCACGCAAGGCCAGCGCCCACTGGACGGGCGACCTCCGGGGCGGCAGCGGCACCGTCAGCACCGAGTCGGGCACCCTGCAAGACGCCCAGTACTCCTTCAAGACCCGCTTCGAGCAGGGCGTGGGCACCAACCCCGAGGAACTGCTCGCCGCCGCGCACGCGGGCTGCTTTACCATGCAGCTCTCGGCCCTGCTGTCGGGCCACGGGCACACCGTCGAAGACCTACGGACCGAGGCCACCTGCGAGATGGTCAAGGACGGAGCAGGCTTCAAGATCAGCACCATGCGCCTCGTCGTGCGCGGCAAGGTGAGCGGCAGTGACCCCGCCGACTTCGAGGAGCACGTGCAGCAGGCGGCCCAGATGTGCCCCCTGAGCCGCATCATGACCGGCAACGTGGAGATCGTGCACGAGGCGGTGCTGGAGTAG
- a CDS encoding alpha/beta hydrolase produces MTTPPPHPWETGAPTQGYHWPAPTPRAAVLLTHGLGEYAGRYVERYNRLIPRLQEAGFSVYASDLRGHGASPGRRAVVDARALVEDHLLAREVLRGQPLPIYAFGHSLGGLITAASVARDPRGLSGVILSSPALLVGEDEPRWLKAAAPLLARVAPGAATTVLDSAGLSRVAEEVEAYRADPQVYQGKVPALTAASMLRLSGELWAHYDRWTLPTLVLHGDADRITDVRGTRRFMEAIPAQDKTLHLVEGGHHELLNDEGRDEALAWILGWLRERTT; encoded by the coding sequence ATGACCACGCCGCCGCCGCACCCCTGGGAAACGGGCGCTCCCACCCAGGGCTACCACTGGCCCGCCCCGACTCCCCGCGCCGCCGTCCTGCTCACGCACGGGCTGGGCGAGTACGCCGGGCGCTATGTCGAACGCTACAACCGCCTGATTCCGCGCTTGCAAGAGGCGGGCTTTTCGGTCTACGCCTCCGACCTGCGGGGGCACGGGGCCTCCCCAGGGCGGCGGGCGGTCGTGGACGCGCGGGCGCTGGTGGAAGACCACCTGCTCGCACGGGAGGTGCTGCGGGGCCAGCCGCTCCCGATCTACGCCTTCGGGCACTCGCTGGGCGGCCTGATCACGGCGGCGAGCGTAGCCCGCGACCCACGGGGGCTGAGCGGCGTGATTCTCTCCAGCCCGGCCCTACTCGTCGGGGAGGATGAACCGCGCTGGCTGAAGGCCGCCGCGCCGCTGCTGGCCCGCGTCGCGCCGGGCGCGGCCACCACCGTGCTGGACAGCGCGGGCCTCTCCCGCGTCGCGGAGGAGGTCGAGGCCTACCGCGCCGACCCGCAGGTCTACCAGGGCAAGGTGCCCGCTCTGACTGCCGCGTCCATGCTGCGCCTCAGCGGCGAGCTGTGGGCGCACTATGACCGCTGGACACTGCCCACGCTGGTCCTGCACGGCGACGCCGACCGCATTACCGACGTGCGCGGGACCCGGCGCTTCATGGAGGCGATCCCCGCCCAGGACAAGACCCTGCACCTCGTGGAGGGCGGCCACCACGAACTCCTGAACGACGAGGGCCGCGATGAGGCGCTGGCGTGGATTCTGGGATGGCTGCGGGAGCGGACCACGTAA
- a CDS encoding M12 family metallopeptidase: MPKALLPLALLSAVLAACSGAPQGTPRVLTTPGGSLAGERPQTRQATLIMEDGSRQTVTGFVRDGMLLLEDDIILADDVSALSLQGTYVVDTRYRWTGRTIPYTFASNVPQAIRDRVAQAAANIRSTTNVVVTPRTTQSNYVQITYNTGTSCASGLGMTGGRQTITLADRCSVGTIVHEFGHTMGLFHEQTRPDRDQYVAIQWQNIPADWQSQYQIRSGSQGYGAYDFDSIMHYPAYFEGKLAIKPLNSSVNLNRMGQRNGYSPTDVSTINALYPR, encoded by the coding sequence ATGCCCAAAGCCCTGCTGCCGCTGGCCCTGCTGTCCGCCGTCCTCGCCGCCTGCTCGGGAGCGCCGCAGGGCACCCCGCGAGTCCTGACCACACCGGGCGGGAGCCTAGCGGGCGAGCGGCCCCAGACGCGGCAGGCCACGCTGATCATGGAAGACGGCAGCCGCCAGACGGTGACGGGCTTCGTGCGGGACGGGATGCTGCTGCTCGAAGACGACATCATCCTTGCGGACGACGTGAGCGCCCTGTCGCTGCAGGGCACCTACGTGGTGGACACCCGTTACCGCTGGACGGGACGCACGATTCCTTACACCTTCGCCAGCAACGTGCCCCAGGCGATCCGTGACCGGGTCGCGCAGGCGGCCGCCAACATCCGTTCGACGACCAATGTGGTGGTCACCCCCCGCACGACCCAGAGCAACTACGTGCAGATCACCTACAACACCGGCACGAGCTGCGCCTCCGGCCTGGGCATGACGGGCGGGCGCCAGACCATCACGCTGGCCGACCGCTGCTCGGTGGGCACCATCGTCCACGAATTCGGGCACACCATGGGCCTCTTTCACGAGCAGACCCGCCCCGACCGCGACCAGTACGTCGCCATTCAGTGGCAGAACATTCCCGCCGACTGGCAGAGCCAGTACCAGATTCGCTCGGGCAGCCAGGGCTACGGGGCCTACGACTTCGACTCGATCATGCACTACCCCGCCTATTTCGAGGGCAAGCTGGCGATCAAGCCGCTCAACAGCAGCGTCAACCTCAACCGCATGGGGCAGCGCAACGGCTATAGTCCCACCGACGTGAGCACCATCAACGCCCTGTACCCGCGCTGA
- the crtI gene encoding phytoene desaturase family protein, with translation MPDPHTSPRPAKTRKTALIIGSGFGGLSLGIRLQSLGFDTTILERMDGPGGRAYQKRTPDGYVFDMGPTVITVPHFIEELFALERGGGQLGLPDYPEHVLTGERVREGESGGPRTREYVRLVPILPFYRILFDDGTFFDYDGDPDSTRRQIAELAPEDLEGYERFHADAGAIFQRGFLELGYTHFGDVPTMLRVVPDLMRLDAVRSLFSFTSKYFQNPKMRQVFSFETLLIGGNPLSVPAIYAMIHFVEKTWGIHYAMGGTGSLVRAFVQKFEELGGRIEYGRGVEEILVSDDRGRPVRAPIGARVARGVRLEDGEERRADIVVSNGDWANTYLKRLPRRARLVNRDPRVKAARQSMSLVVIYFGFRDDGRPLDLRHHNIILGPRYEELLSEIFGGKPLPDDFSQYLHIPTLTDPTLAPPGHHAAYTLIPVPHKGAGLDWEVEGPKLVDRVLAFLEERGHIPDLRSRLTHCEFVTPDYFEGTLDAYLGNAFGPEPQLVQSAYFRPHNRSEDIRNLYLVGAGAQPGAGTPSVMMSAKMTARLIAEDFGIHPDIRDGGGQREPEPVGESVERPLAEVTP, from the coding sequence ATGCCTGATCCCCACACTTCCCCACGCCCCGCCAAGACCCGCAAGACCGCCCTCATCATCGGCTCCGGCTTCGGTGGCCTGAGCCTAGGCATCCGGCTGCAAAGCCTGGGCTTCGACACGACCATCCTCGAACGCATGGACGGTCCTGGCGGCCGCGCCTACCAGAAGCGCACGCCGGACGGGTACGTTTTCGACATGGGGCCGACCGTGATCACGGTGCCGCATTTCATCGAGGAGCTGTTCGCGCTGGAGCGAGGCGGCGGGCAACTCGGCCTTCCCGATTACCCCGAGCACGTCCTGACCGGCGAGCGCGTCCGCGAGGGCGAGAGCGGTGGCCCGCGCACCCGCGAGTACGTGCGGCTGGTCCCGATCCTGCCCTTCTACCGCATCCTCTTCGACGACGGCACCTTCTTTGACTACGACGGTGACCCCGACTCGACCCGCCGCCAGATTGCGGAGCTTGCCCCCGAGGACCTGGAGGGCTACGAACGCTTCCACGCCGACGCGGGGGCCATCTTTCAGCGCGGCTTTCTGGAGCTGGGGTACACCCACTTCGGGGACGTGCCCACCATGCTGCGGGTGGTGCCCGACCTGATGCGGCTGGACGCGGTGCGCAGCCTCTTTTCCTTCACGTCCAAGTACTTCCAGAACCCCAAGATGCGGCAGGTCTTCTCCTTCGAGACGCTCCTGATCGGGGGCAATCCTCTCTCTGTGCCCGCGATCTACGCGATGATCCACTTCGTCGAGAAGACGTGGGGGATTCACTACGCGATGGGCGGGACGGGGTCGCTGGTGCGGGCCTTTGTCCAGAAGTTCGAGGAACTCGGTGGGCGCATCGAGTACGGACGCGGGGTGGAGGAGATTCTGGTCAGTGACGACCGGGGCCGCCCGGTGCGGGCACCCATCGGGGCGCGGGTGGCGCGGGGCGTGCGGCTGGAGGACGGCGAGGAACGCCGCGCCGACATCGTGGTGAGCAATGGAGACTGGGCGAACACCTACCTCAAGCGGCTGCCCCGCCGCGCCCGGCTGGTCAACCGTGACCCCCGCGTGAAGGCCGCCCGCCAGAGCATGAGCCTGGTGGTGATCTACTTCGGCTTCCGCGACGACGGCCGCCCCCTCGACCTGCGCCACCACAACATCATCCTGGGGCCGCGCTACGAGGAACTGCTGAGCGAGATTTTCGGCGGCAAACCGCTGCCGGACGACTTCAGCCAGTACCTCCACATCCCCACCCTGACCGACCCCACCCTGGCGCCCCCCGGCCACCACGCCGCCTACACCCTGATTCCGGTCCCCCACAAGGGCGCGGGGCTGGACTGGGAGGTCGAGGGGCCGAAACTCGTGGACCGGGTGCTCGCCTTTCTGGAGGAGCGCGGCCACATTCCGGACCTGCGCTCGCGCCTGACCCACTGCGAGTTCGTGACGCCGGACTATTTCGAGGGCACGCTCGACGCGTACCTGGGCAACGCTTTCGGGCCAGAGCCGCAGCTCGTTCAGAGCGCGTATTTCCGTCCGCACAACCGCTCGGAGGACATCCGCAACCTGTACCTCGTCGGGGCCGGGGCGCAGCCCGGCGCGGGCACCCCCAGCGTGATGATGTCCGCCAAGATGACTGCCCGGTTGATCGCCGAGGACTTTGGGATTCACCCCGACATCCGGGACGGCGGCGGGCAGCGCGAGCCGGAGCCGGTAGGGGAGAGCGTGGAGCGCCCGCTGGCCGAAGTCACGCCCTGA
- a CDS encoding phytoene/squalene synthase family protein, with the protein MTQRPPDLAPPPAAVAHCRDVTRHHSKTFYLGSRFFGPEERAAVWAVYAACRTGDDVVDERRGEAAERGLADWWARVQAAFAGEPGHDPGDVALAWAAGRWPIPLSAFGELHQGLQMDLRGAEYHTLDDLLLYCRRVAGVVGFMIAPISGYRGGERTLHAALRLGQAMQLTNILRDVGEDLERGRVYLPATLMREFGVSRAALEAGEVTPEYRALMRHLSGLAREMYAEGRAGIPCLNGSARLAVQVAAHSYEGILDDLARADYDNFRRRAYVSGTRKLMLLPRAWWELRGRAGLSFEP; encoded by the coding sequence GTGACCCAACGCCCCCCAGACCTGGCTCCGCCCCCGGCAGCCGTCGCCCACTGCCGGGACGTGACGCGGCATCACAGCAAGACCTTTTACCTGGGGTCGCGCTTTTTCGGCCCCGAGGAGCGGGCGGCGGTGTGGGCCGTGTATGCCGCCTGCCGCACCGGGGACGACGTGGTCGATGAACGCCGTGGCGAGGCCGCCGAGCGGGGCTTGGCCGACTGGTGGGCGCGGGTGCAGGCGGCCTTCGCGGGCGAGCCGGGCCACGACCCCGGCGACGTGGCCCTCGCGTGGGCGGCGGGCCGCTGGCCGATTCCCCTCTCGGCCTTCGGGGAACTGCACCAGGGCCTGCAGATGGACCTGCGCGGTGCCGAATACCACACGCTGGACGACCTGCTGCTGTACTGCCGGCGGGTCGCGGGCGTGGTGGGCTTCATGATCGCGCCCATCAGCGGCTACCGGGGCGGCGAGCGTACCCTGCACGCCGCGCTGCGGCTGGGGCAGGCGATGCAACTCACCAACATCCTGCGCGACGTGGGCGAGGACCTCGAGCGGGGACGGGTGTACCTGCCCGCCACGCTCATGCGCGAGTTCGGCGTTTCCCGCGCGGCGCTGGAGGCCGGAGAGGTGACCCCCGAGTACCGCGCCCTGATGCGCCACCTCTCCGGACTCGCCCGCGAGATGTACGCCGAGGGCCGGGCCGGGATTCCCTGCCTGAACGGCTCGGCCCGGCTCGCGGTGCAGGTGGCCGCCCACTCCTACGAGGGCATTCTCGACGACCTCGCCCGCGCCGACTACGACAATTTCCGCCGCCGGGCGTATGTCAGCGGCACCCGCAAGCTGATGCTGCTGCCCCGCGCGTGGTGGGAACTGCGCGGCCGCGCGGGCCTGAGTTTCGAGCCGTAG
- a CDS encoding class I SAM-dependent methyltransferase has translation MPAPRHTKETLNPAAGVPRPLTLAQRSNLLYPTAWGYAAWRARSLTWLTGQPFSLEREAALFTVLCRPRPGQRWLDAGTSTGFYAGVLTQAGCEVVAADLSAPMLAAARRRVRAPGVDWLLTNLEASGLPDASFDGVTVGAALNETRDPARLLAELERVLRPGGTLWLMYLARTGGPLQAALSRPALGGLTFPDPAWVARQLPGCVRTHGLRLGAAVFERYGRGE, from the coding sequence ATGCCCGCGCCGCGCCACACCAAAGAAACCCTGAACCCGGCCGCAGGCGTCCCCCGCCCACTGACCCTGGCCCAGCGCAGCAACCTCCTGTACCCCACCGCCTGGGGCTACGCCGCGTGGCGGGCGCGGTCGCTGACGTGGCTGACCGGCCAGCCCTTCTCCCTGGAGCGCGAGGCGGCTCTGTTCACAGTGCTGTGCCGCCCCCGCCCCGGCCAGCGCTGGCTCGATGCGGGCACCAGCACCGGCTTCTATGCGGGGGTGCTCACGCAGGCCGGGTGCGAGGTGGTTGCCGCCGACCTCAGTGCCCCGATGCTGGCGGCGGCGCGGCGGCGGGTGCGAGCACCGGGGGTGGACTGGCTCCTCACCAACCTGGAAGCGAGCGGTCTGCCGGACGCCAGCTTCGACGGAGTCACCGTGGGCGCCGCCCTGAACGAGACGCGCGACCCCGCCCGCCTCCTGGCCGAGCTGGAGCGTGTGCTGCGGCCCGGCGGCACCCTGTGGCTGATGTACCTCGCCCGCACCGGGGGACCGCTGCAAGCCGCCCTGTCGCGGCCCGCGCTGGGCGGCCTGACCTTTCCCGACCCGGCGTGGGTGGCGCGGCAGCTTCCGGGTTGCGTCCGGACCCACGGGCTGCGGCTGGGAGCGGCCGTTTTCGAGCGGTATGGACGCGGCGAGTAA
- a CDS encoding phage holin family protein: MQEQRKSMGSALVDVFDAAVALAKTEVRGIAHQVGQVAKAKGLGVVLLLGATGPLILGLVFLILALFYGLMRLGLGAWVAALIIALLSFVVMGVLVMMGLRKLSAEVPREGGDRSDPGRPMTEDERLEAQYQAEQSGKLREVQYPAPTGTQAAAQVAGTGTRAVDTDTVIATPVAGGAGTSGSRMGEASVSPSRGSYLTGQATGAPTGNSAPHTRTSPDTAANIDSLGPAHTGTRASAASVAMGADVERGTVRPGVSTSGFTAGGVGVNASDQGAGIKTTLTRQEGVSDGVALRGTDAGEVRLPVYEATETGEPQVYGSGLNKKLDGSETHDAGAGGHGGHTKHDPNIQHPVVLKDAPGIPVSTEPTFRDDMPKEDQ, translated from the coding sequence ATGCAAGAGCAACGCAAGAGCATGGGGAGTGCCCTGGTCGACGTGTTCGACGCCGCCGTGGCCCTCGCCAAGACCGAAGTGCGGGGAATCGCCCATCAGGTTGGGCAGGTCGCCAAGGCCAAGGGTCTGGGCGTCGTCCTGCTGCTGGGCGCGACCGGGCCGCTGATTCTGGGGCTGGTGTTCCTGATTCTGGCCCTCTTCTACGGCCTGATGCGGCTGGGTCTGGGGGCCTGGGTCGCCGCACTCATCATCGCGCTGCTGAGCTTTGTCGTGATGGGCGTGCTGGTGATGATGGGCCTACGCAAGCTCAGCGCCGAGGTGCCGCGCGAGGGCGGCGACCGCTCCGATCCCGGCCGCCCCATGACCGAGGACGAGCGGCTGGAGGCCCAGTATCAGGCCGAGCAGAGCGGCAAGCTGCGCGAGGTCCAGTACCCCGCGCCCACGGGGACGCAGGCGGCGGCCCAGGTTGCCGGAACGGGCACCCGCGCCGTGGACACGGACACGGTGATTGCCACCCCGGTGGCAGGCGGCGCGGGCACGAGTGGGAGCCGGATGGGCGAGGCCAGCGTCAGCCCCAGCCGGGGGTCGTACCTGACGGGTCAGGCCACCGGGGCCCCGACGGGCAACTCGGCGCCGCACACCCGCACCTCGCCCGATACCGCCGCGAACATCGACAGCCTCGGCCCGGCCCACACCGGGACCCGTGCGAGCGCCGCGTCGGTGGCGATGGGCGCGGACGTGGAGCGCGGCACCGTGCGCCCCGGCGTCAGCACTTCCGGCTTTACGGCGGGGGGCGTCGGCGTGAACGCCAGCGATCAGGGGGCGGGCATCAAGACCACCCTCACCCGTCAGGAAGGCGTCTCTGACGGTGTGGCGCTGCGTGGCACCGACGCCGGGGAGGTGCGTCTCCCCGTGTACGAGGCCACCGAGACAGGCGAGCCGCAGGTGTACGGCAGCGGCCTGAACAAGAAGCTCGACGGCAGCGAGACCCATGACGCCGGAGCGGGCGGGCACGGCGGACACACCAAGCATGACCCCAACATCCAGCATCCCGTGGTGCTCAAGGACGCGCCGGGAATCCCGGTCAGCACCGAGCCCACCTTCCGGGACGACATGCCCAAGGAGGACCAGTGA